The region CCTGTACGTGTGGTTCGCGCTCGACCACGGAAGACGTCGCGTCCTCCACTTCAACGTCACCGAGCACCCGACTGCAAGCTGGGTGATCCGGCAGCTGCGTGAGACGTTTCCGGGCGATGCCTCGCACCGCTTCCTCATCTACGACAACGATGCGATCTTCTCGGCGGCGGTCACGAAGGCGATTGCGAACCTCGGGGTCTCTCCCAGGAGAACCGCCTTCTGTAGTCCATGGCAGAACGGAATCGCCGAGCGCTTCGTTGGTACCGTGCGACGCGAACTGCTCAATCATGTCATCGTCCTAAACGAGGACCACCTGCGACGCCTGCTCCGCGAGTATGTGGACTTCTACGAACGAGACCGCGTGCACACGGTGCTGAGGGACTCGCCGCTTGGAAGGCCCGTCGAGCGCCGACCCTCGCTTCGTGCACGAGTCGTCGGGTCTCCTCGCGTCGGCGGGCTCCACCACCGCTATACCTGGAGCCAAGCGTCCTGATCACTGGCTCCG is a window of bacterium DNA encoding:
- a CDS encoding transposase family protein gives rise to the protein MATENPWRARKIQAELLKLGVRLSLATVSRYLPVKPPNPDQQQGWKTFLRNHKEVVAGMDFFVVPTVRFGLLYVWFALDHGRRRVLHFNVTEHPTASWVIRQLRETFPGDASHRFLIYDNDAIFSAAVTKAIANLGVSPRRTAFCSPWQNGIAERFVGTVRRELLNHVIVLNEDHLRRLLREYVDFYERDRVHTVLRDSPLGRPVERRPSLRARVVGSPRVGGLHHRYTWSQAS